Part of the Falco cherrug isolate bFalChe1 unplaced genomic scaffold, bFalChe1.pri scaffold_44, whole genome shotgun sequence genome is shown below.
GTAGAGAGTAGTTCCCAGCttgggaagatggaaggggaGCACCTTATTGGCCTCAGTGTGATGCTGCAGTATTACtcatctgcaagacacaaagaagcagcacttcagaagctgtttacCATTTTTCATACGACCCGTTAATTCTTCATTGGAACCTAACacaatttttacagaagaatttaattgGCTGTAAGTTATGGACATTGCTGGGGCCTTTGCAACAGCCAGAACAGACGTGTTTCTGGAACATGGGCAATAGCATGGCTGTTTTTGAATTTCTAGTCATTACCTAACCCTATGTTAGGTATGACCTAACCCTAAGTCTGAATTTTAAGAcataaccttaagacttaaccctatgacGTAAGCCTATGCCTTAAGCCTAAGACCTATCTCTAAGActtaagactcaaccttaaggtTTAACCCTGAGAGTTAACCCTAAcattaaccctaagacttaaccttaagatttaaacTTGGGACTTAACCTTAAGgcttaaatttaaaagttaatgttAAGACTTACACCCTAAGGCTtaacattaagacttaaatttaacacttaaacttaagacttaaatcctaagacttaaccctgagacttaaaccTCAGACTTACCCTTaatacttaaccctaagacttaaaattcagatttaaccctaagactcagtCTATAAGAtgtaaacttaagacttaaccttaagacttaaatttaagacttaaccctaagacttcaCCTTagaacattaagacttaactctagacttaaccctaagacacaatcttgagacttaaccctaagacttaacctaaagtttaactttaaaacttaaccctaagactgaaccctaagacttaaccctatgacttaaacttaaggctcaaccttaagacttgaCTTTAGGACTTAACCCTCAGAATTAacgctaagacttaaccttaagacttaaccctaagtcataaccctaagacttaaattttaagattaattcacCACTCATCCCTCTGACTTAAcactgagacttaaccctaagacttaatcttaaaacttaatcctaagacttatgcccaagacttaactctaagacttaacactaGGAGTTTACTctaagacttaaacttaagaattaaaatttagACTTAACTCTAAGTCTCAATACATAAGACGTGAACTTAAGACAACCATAAACTTAgccctaagacttaaaattaagacttaaatttaagacataACATTAAGAcgtaaccctaaaacttaaccctaagacttaagcttaagacttaaatttaagacttaaccctgagacttaacacAAAGACTCACCTTagaacattaagacttaactctagaCTTAACCCCTAAGACATAATCCTGAGACttcaccttaaaacttaaccctaagacttaacctatagtttaactttaaaacttaaccctaagactgaaccctaagaAACAACCTGacgacttaaccctgagacttaaccttGAGACTTTACCTTGCGATTTAAACCCTGAGGTTTAACCCTGTCTTAATGCTAAGACTAAACTTTAAGATGTaccattaagacttaacctcaagacttaaccctaagacttaaccttaaaacgTAACCTTAAGATTTACACTAAAAACTTAACCCtatgacttaaacttaaggctcaaccttaagacttaactttaGGACTTAACCCTCAGAATTAacgctaagacttaaccttaagacttaaccctaagtcataaccctaagacttaaattttaagattaattcacCACTCATCCCTCTGACTTAAcactgagacttaaccctaagacttaatcttaaaacttaatcctaagacttatgcccaagacttaactctaagacttaactctaGGAGTTAACTcaaagacttaaacttaagaattaaGATGTAGACTTGACTCTAAGGCTCAATACATAAGACTTGAACTTAAGACAACCATAAGGCTTAgccctaagacttaaaattaagacttaaatttaagacataACATTAAGAcgtaaccctaaaacttaaccctaagacttaagcttaagacttaaattttaagacttaaccctaaggctTAACATAAAGACttcaccttaaaacttaaccctaagactgaaccctaaCGTTTAACCCTAAGAtataaccttaagacttaacactaagaTTGAACCTTAAGAGACAACGTTACGACTTAACCCTGATACTTAACGTTGACACTTTaccttgagacttaaccctgagatttaaccctaagactatTAAGCATTCgctaagacttaactttaagatgtaccattaagacttaaccccaagacttaaccttaaagatttaaccttaaaacttaaccttaagatttacactcatgatttaaccctaagacttcaccctaagacttaaccttatgacttaaacttaaggctcaaccttaagacttaaccctgagaatTAAGCCTAAGACATAACCTTAAAACTTGACCCTAAAgtcataaccctaagacttaaattttaagacttaacccaaagAGTTATCCCCAAGACTTATCCCCAAGACTTAACTCTTAAGggttaaccctaagacttaaacttaagcaTTAAACTTTATAGTTAACCCCAAGACTCAATCCATAAGTCTTAAACTTAAGAGttaactttaagacttaaccttaagacttgacctaaagacttaaccttaacacttaaatattaagacttaacccaaagacttatccctaagataaattttaagacttaacctgaagacttaaccttaaaacctaaccctaagaaTGAagcctaagacttaaccctaagatatAACCTTAAGCCCTAACACTAAGACTGAACCTTAAGACAGGCCCTGGGCCTGAGCCATCTCTGCAGGGATGAGGCCTTCGTCGGCGTCCGTCCCTCAAACCCTCCCTCCGGCCCCCACGATCCGtccctaaaacacttcccctctggcccccagtccctgctggcCCTGAAGGCCGGCCACAGCACTTGgtttcaagcctgagctggtcatgtcatggctgttctggaatgtggtacagtgaaagaagagattGAAATGGCAAATGTTCCCCCCCAGAGTGGTCCCATGCTGGCAAAGGTTGTCCGAGGAGGTTGTGGgctctctgtccttgcagatcttcaaaggccaagggcacacagttctctgcaacctgctctagatgagcgtgctggagcagagggcttggcccagaggacctccacgggtcccttccaaccccaccctcctgtgtggctctgtgctttgcttttcctcctaaagctCCTCAACTCAGCCCCGATGCCCgctggaaagggtgctggggcaagggatgATCCCAAACTCCTCCCCGAGGGTCCTTCCCAGCACAAGAGCTCCCCACTCCGGAAGACACGATGGCAGACACggtcaggagagggaaaagattcttttattgtcaacaCCAGCTGCGAGGGCCCAGGAGTCACAGCGGTTCAGCCGGTGAAAGTCAGTCAGCACCTGCAAcgacagagtcagaaagctctgctaagcccccagaggcaggaagaggcaggatttggttcCCCCTTCTTTGGAGGACACTGTTTCTGAGGAATTCCTCATGGCCCAGAAGGGAGAGCTCTTGCTGGCCTCCACTAGGggccttctccccaggggtgacctccctagggagctgtgcgtgcgcagggatgctgacagtgcccctgtgccacgcagcagggctcgatggggagcccctggggagctgccgtggggctcatcccaaaccctgctcagcaccagccctcgccggcccttgccagccagctgggctgacttAGGGCCGTGTTCAGACTCgggaaagatgggcagcagcgcctggtacGCACCTGGCCTTCCTGACGTGCTGCACCGTCCTgaattttctcaggtttgggcCCGCAAagtcatttcctctcttctccgttttatttttgctgtgctgtccctctcctctgcccagatttcttttctctttctttgtctcgagttttccttctcctggtggGATCCTGAAAAACTTTCCACCCCACAGCGTGATGAGAGGGGGaaagccccaagcccctgcagtgagctctcaggtcaggcaaggggagctcttcctacctggtttcctggggcaggctggtcagTTGTTGCAGGCATGCCGGGGACTCTGCCGTGCCCTCGGGGGTGGCTGGAGGCAAATCTGGAGGTGCCTAAACCAGAAACGTGGGAGGTAACGGGTGGCAAGTAAGGGCCTGGGGTAGTGAGGGCCTGACTGCCAAATTGCCATCTTAGctctacagaggagatgctggtttgcatcatgcacattttgcacagtccagccactgcagcctaGACTTGATGAAGCTGCGATGGAATAGGATCTGAGCAAAAGCCCTCTCAAGGTGACAGCTACtcccttctgtccttttgtgggtgttttgtaggtatgttttgtttgatgaagcagatcatacttcatgaaatgcattccagaaacagcctttccagttttccttaacaCGTACCAcgctggggggagaggaggagccccaaaggcacaagagagcggctgccaggaggaggcccagcggctgcttggcctcctgggaaattactgtcCCACTTGAGACATGTTGTCCCAGTGTCTGTGGAGCTGCCGTACCTCTGCCGCTTtgggccctgcccctgtgtctcccccagctcctctgtcgATGTCCAGCAGAGAGGCGTCTGcatccagaaaggcttctgccgGACGCTGGgtgtctgctgtgcctgcagggccactttgctcttcgcactgcagctctggaaagcaaaagcacgtgCAGCAGCGCGACTTCTTGGAAGTCAAGAACATCtcaagcaaagcccagccaagCCCTACACCGCTTGTCTCCTCAACGTTGAGGTTTCTGGCATCCCGAgccccagtgtctgtgacaaGCCTCAGCCCCTCCTCCTACCTGTGCGCCtgtccatgggtgctggcacctcctcggctgatggaggggagaggccggccacctcccccccaaagatgtccccgcagttttcaatgaggaactccaccagcacgttcacctgcagacatgaaagccttggtctcaagccaggtgcctgcagacatgtcaagcagcctttcccactgctgaccctTTGTCTGCGCAGGtggctgcggctgggggttgctcttccaggcacccagcccaccagccctggctcaagggaggaggcagccagggacctctcaacagccaagctccgatgggccgggaaggcagcagccggctgctgggTAGGGCGTACCTTCTCGGTCACTgccagcatggcctgcagcgggagcaggtcctcgttgggtgggctcagcaggttgggcccgatgcagatggccaggttgctgcagctcattctgctggtggctgcgttgtggccgatgtgctgcagcagggccatcagccgcttcaggaggaggagattgGCCACAGGCAACTTGTCagccaccctgagggaagaggaagacaaggctgatgaagcagagggtgcccacagccgtccctgcagctggccccaggcgggtgggagccagcagccgtgttgcacagctttgcagctgcccgaaaagacagctttctgaggaacccatgcctttgcaggcaggtcccagaacTCTCCCGGTCCCTGCTCAACAGGCCGGCGGCTGCCCACACTTacgctttcagctcctccaccttggcctgcttgctggccctctccatggctgccatCCAGTCCTCGTAGAGGTCGATGACGAGGAGCTTGGTGGGGATGCTTCGCAGGAATTCCTgcaatgccaagggctgcaggtgagcctttgaacgctgcaggccagccaggagctcctccagctgcagctcagaagcgctcaccttcaagatgacggccagcagcagtgcaggctggcttCCCACATCGACTTCCGTGCCGCGGTCCAGGGCCTCGCGTAGCTGCCGAAGTTCTGTGCCGCCGGCAGCTCTGCGGAATATCCCCTCCGTCGTCGGTCCTT
Proteins encoded:
- the LOC129735169 gene encoding T-cell activation Rho GTPase-activating protein-like encodes the protein MGLPWPFALRRTPAAAQAPGQAGSGCSRALFGQPLAALCGEDNTLPRPIQELLAVLHQEGPTTEGIFRRAAGGTELRQLREALDRGTEVDVGSQPALLLAVILKEFLRSIPTKLLVIDLYEDWMAAMERASKQAKVEELKAVADKLPVANLLLLKRLMALLQHIGHNAATSRMSCSNLAICIGPNLEGNMPCKHTLRHDTFTGAKGEALSDAEPVLSADVRLTRGRKRSERRLLLLHKELVVAKLR